The Kitasatospora setae KM-6054 genome contains a region encoding:
- a CDS encoding MBL fold metallo-hydrolase has product MRTDAFGADPTGWRLHRVRNSPHFVDGSFRNPVATRRLAYAHTPLGLLRTKLAADQNRRTPAAAVPVHRLLPMELAAAPESGLRLTWLGHATVLAELDGVRVLFDPVWSERCSPFDWIGPKRLHPVPLPLSELGPVDVVVISHDHYDHLDMPTIRTLAAGDAVFAVPLGVGAHLEHWGVSPRRIVDLDWWESAELDGLRLTATPARHYCSRGPRPSGKFLWASWVVEGKRHKLFHSGDSGYFPGFADIGRRLGPFDATMMQVGAYSEHWPEVHLTPEEAVQAHRDLGGRVLLPVHWGTFDLAPHPWEEPAERTVAAAQAGGVTLALPRPGRPFEPAAPPTTTLWWRAVAAPPSGADLLLPDGVTTVPDSPAALTAGAPARPDAPLADARPGATADVGRAGTAGVGPGAAADGSPQSPGQEGEVPQF; this is encoded by the coding sequence ATGCGCACCGACGCGTTCGGTGCCGACCCGACGGGCTGGCGGCTGCACCGGGTCCGCAACTCGCCGCACTTCGTGGACGGGTCGTTCCGCAACCCGGTGGCGACCCGCCGCCTCGCGTACGCGCACACCCCGCTGGGCCTGCTGCGCACCAAGCTCGCGGCCGACCAGAACCGCCGGACGCCGGCCGCGGCCGTCCCGGTGCACCGCCTGCTGCCGATGGAGCTGGCCGCCGCGCCCGAATCCGGCCTGCGGCTGACCTGGCTGGGCCACGCCACCGTGCTGGCCGAGCTGGACGGCGTCCGGGTGCTGTTCGACCCGGTGTGGAGCGAGCGCTGCTCCCCGTTCGACTGGATCGGCCCCAAGCGGCTGCACCCGGTGCCGCTGCCGCTGAGCGAGCTCGGCCCGGTGGACGTGGTGGTGATCTCCCACGACCACTACGACCACCTCGACATGCCGACCATCCGGACGCTGGCCGCCGGGGACGCGGTCTTCGCGGTCCCGCTGGGCGTCGGCGCGCACCTGGAGCACTGGGGGGTGTCGCCGCGCCGGATCGTCGACCTCGACTGGTGGGAGTCCGCCGAGCTGGACGGCCTGCGGCTGACCGCGACCCCGGCCCGGCACTACTGCTCGCGCGGGCCGCGGCCGAGCGGCAAGTTCCTCTGGGCGTCCTGGGTGGTCGAGGGCAAGCGGCACAAGCTCTTCCACAGCGGCGACAGCGGCTACTTCCCGGGGTTCGCCGACATCGGCCGCCGCCTCGGCCCGTTCGACGCGACGATGATGCAGGTCGGCGCGTACTCCGAGCACTGGCCCGAGGTCCACCTGACGCCCGAGGAGGCCGTCCAGGCCCACCGCGACCTGGGCGGCCGCGTGCTGCTGCCGGTGCACTGGGGCACCTTCGACCTCGCCCCGCACCCGTGGGAGGAGCCCGCCGAGCGCACCGTCGCCGCCGCCCAGGCGGGCGGCGTCACCCTCGCCCTGCCCCGCCCCGGCCGCCCCTTCGAGCCGGCCGCCCCGCCGACCACCACCCTGTGGTGGCGGGCCGTCGCCGCGCCCCCCTCCGGCGCGGACCTGCTCCTCCCGGACGGCGTCACCACCGTCCCCGACAGCCCGGCCGCCCTCACCGCCGGCGCCCCGGCCCGCCCCGACGCCCCGCTCGCCGACGCCCGGCCGGGCGCGACGGCCGACGTCGGTCGCGCCGGGACGGCCGGCGTCGGTCCCGGTGCGGCGGCCGACGGGTCCCCGCAGTCCCCGGGCCAGGAGGGCGAGGTTCCGCAGTTCTGA
- a CDS encoding MaoC family dehydratase → MTTFASLADLTAAVGTELGTSAWHTIDQDRVNLFAEATGDHQWIHVDPERAKLTPFGGTIAHGYLTLSLLPVLAKECYGVEGVAMALNYGSDKVRFPAPLPVGTAVRATAVLVSADEVPGGGVQVLVRFTIASEASPKPHCVAETITRFYPAA, encoded by the coding sequence GTGACGACCTTCGCCTCGCTCGCCGACCTGACCGCCGCGGTCGGCACCGAACTCGGCACCAGCGCGTGGCACACCATCGACCAGGACCGGGTGAACCTGTTCGCGGAGGCGACCGGCGACCACCAGTGGATCCACGTCGACCCGGAGCGCGCCAAGCTGACGCCGTTCGGCGGGACGATCGCGCACGGCTACCTCACGCTCTCCCTGCTGCCGGTGCTGGCCAAGGAGTGCTACGGGGTGGAGGGCGTCGCGATGGCCCTCAACTACGGCTCGGACAAGGTCCGCTTCCCGGCCCCGCTGCCGGTCGGCACGGCGGTGCGGGCGACCGCGGTCCTGGTGTCGGCGGACGAGGTGCCGGGCGGCGGCGTGCAGGTGCTGGTCCGGTTCACCATCGCCAGCGAGGCGAGCCCCAAGCCGCACTGCGTCGCGGAGACGATCACCCGCTTCTACCCGGCCGCCTGA
- a CDS encoding pyridoxamine 5'-phosphate oxidase family protein produces the protein MDRDDRVETLSEAECLRLLGTVPLGRVVYTEHALPAVLPVAFRVAADGRLILALRAGTRVARALDGTVAAFQVDDFDRAGRCGWSVLVHGRAEVVRDAGERAALRSGGLRPWIPDPGPEYVAITPELVSGRRILPDAGEPAPEPALPGRRRA, from the coding sequence ATGGACCGTGACGACCGGGTGGAGACCCTCAGCGAGGCCGAGTGCCTGCGGCTGCTCGGCACCGTGCCGCTGGGGCGGGTGGTGTACACCGAGCACGCGCTTCCGGCGGTGCTCCCGGTGGCCTTCCGGGTGGCGGCGGACGGCCGGCTGATCCTGGCCCTGCGCGCCGGCACCCGGGTGGCCCGGGCGCTGGACGGCACGGTGGCCGCGTTCCAGGTCGACGACTTCGACCGGGCCGGCCGCTGCGGCTGGAGCGTGCTGGTGCACGGCCGCGCCGAGGTGGTCCGCGACGCGGGCGAGCGCGCCGCGCTGCGCTCCGGCGGCCTGCGCCCGTGGATCCCGGACCCGGGCCCGGAGTACGTGGCGATCACCCCGGAGCTGGTCTCCGGCCGCCGCATCCTCCCGGACGCCGGGGAGCCGGCCCCCGAGCCCGCCCTCCCGGGCCGCCGCCGGGCCTGA
- a CDS encoding SAF domain-containing protein: MPTPPRRLGARRRRPAVLAMAVALIAAGGLGGAVLYNSSGQRIAVVALARDVPMGQVISSDDLVVAHIAGDPALRPLDARDLQGTIGLRATTDLKRGALLVKSDLTSDPATQAGQQIVGVYAKRSQLPATKLQPGLQILIVNAPAGDGGSAGATTRSPDTLTAVVAAVGRPDTDGSTVIDVAVGPSDGPKLALWVAGGKFQVILAPRSSGGS; encoded by the coding sequence ATGCCGACCCCGCCGCGCCGACTCGGCGCCCGGCGGCGGCGACCCGCCGTGCTGGCGATGGCGGTGGCGCTGATCGCGGCCGGCGGGCTGGGCGGCGCCGTGCTGTACAACAGCAGCGGGCAGCGGATCGCCGTCGTCGCGCTGGCCCGGGACGTCCCGATGGGGCAGGTGATCAGCTCCGACGACCTGGTGGTCGCGCACATCGCCGGCGACCCCGCGCTGCGCCCGCTGGACGCCCGGGACCTGCAGGGCACCATCGGGCTGCGGGCCACCACCGACCTCAAGCGCGGGGCGCTGCTGGTCAAGTCCGACCTCACCAGCGACCCGGCGACCCAGGCCGGGCAGCAGATCGTCGGCGTCTACGCCAAGCGCTCCCAGCTGCCCGCCACCAAGCTGCAGCCCGGCCTGCAGATCCTGATCGTCAACGCGCCCGCCGGCGACGGCGGCAGCGCCGGCGCCACCACCCGCAGCCCCGACACGCTGACCGCCGTGGTCGCCGCCGTCGGCCGCCCTGACACCGACGGCAGCACCGTGATAGACGTCGCCGTCGGCCCCTCCGACGGGCCGAAGCTCGCGCTCTGGGTGGCCGGCGGCAAGTTCCAGGTGATCCTGGCGCCCCGAAGCAGCGGGGGGTCCTGA
- a CDS encoding CpaF family protein codes for MRANPYQGPLPQQAVNGQVAQGGSADAAGLPWAKPPLEQPYQQPQQPQQPYQPQPQPQVGPVAAAAAVPALPAAGARPVVDTQVARELKRQVAAELHQQLSRLAQASGSEADRATRRQRGRALIEEAVARWSDAYAQTHGIPPTREQDRLLAEAVYDLLFRAGRLQPYLDDPEIENILINGCDDVWISRVHQPLRQVPPVADTDEELVELLQDLARQHGGGERSLSTASPMLALRLEGGMRLQAMTEVTPRPYVAIRRHRVASATLSDLVQLGTVDTTLAAFLASAIRARKNVMITGTQGVGKTSLLRAMAAEIPPDERVGTLESEFELWLHTLGHLRQVVPMEAREGNGERVDGRLAGELTIGELIPAALRMTLSRIIVGEVRSAEVVPMLRVMTNGEGGSMCTLHARGPQMVVDRIAELCLEYGSHMTDTLAYRLTANAVDFIVHVTMVDETAVGGRRHRFVSHVLEVAGLGESGRPALNTVFGPRPEIGEVRAVPVTPPHCLDDLRRAGFDAGLLASPYGTWGAPLALRIGGTR; via the coding sequence ATGCGCGCTAACCCGTACCAGGGGCCGTTGCCGCAGCAGGCGGTGAACGGGCAGGTGGCGCAGGGAGGTTCGGCCGACGCGGCCGGACTGCCGTGGGCCAAGCCGCCGTTGGAGCAGCCGTACCAGCAGCCGCAGCAGCCGCAGCAGCCGTACCAGCCGCAACCGCAGCCGCAGGTCGGGCCGGTGGCCGCCGCGGCGGCGGTGCCGGCGCTCCCGGCGGCGGGGGCGCGGCCGGTGGTGGACACGCAGGTGGCAAGGGAGTTGAAGCGGCAGGTCGCGGCCGAGCTGCACCAGCAGCTGTCGCGGCTGGCGCAGGCGTCGGGCAGCGAGGCGGACCGGGCGACCCGGCGGCAGCGCGGACGGGCGCTGATCGAGGAGGCGGTGGCCCGCTGGTCGGACGCGTACGCGCAGACGCACGGCATCCCGCCGACCCGGGAACAGGACCGGCTGCTCGCCGAGGCCGTGTACGACCTGCTGTTCCGGGCCGGCCGGCTGCAGCCCTACCTCGACGACCCGGAGATCGAGAACATCCTGATCAACGGCTGCGACGACGTGTGGATCTCGCGGGTGCACCAACCACTGCGCCAGGTACCGCCGGTGGCCGACACCGACGAGGAACTGGTCGAGCTGCTGCAGGACCTGGCCCGCCAGCACGGCGGCGGCGAGCGCAGCCTGTCGACCGCCAGCCCGATGCTGGCGCTGCGCCTGGAGGGCGGCATGCGCCTGCAGGCGATGACCGAGGTCACGCCCCGCCCGTACGTGGCGATCCGCCGCCACCGGGTGGCCAGCGCGACGCTCAGCGACCTGGTCCAACTCGGCACGGTGGACACCACCCTGGCGGCGTTCCTGGCGTCCGCGATCCGGGCCCGGAAGAACGTGATGATCACCGGTACCCAGGGCGTCGGCAAGACCAGCCTGCTGCGCGCGATGGCCGCCGAGATCCCGCCGGACGAGCGGGTCGGCACCCTGGAGTCGGAGTTCGAGCTCTGGCTGCACACCCTCGGTCACCTGCGGCAGGTCGTCCCGATGGAGGCCCGCGAGGGCAACGGCGAACGCGTCGACGGGCGCCTGGCGGGCGAGTTGACGATCGGCGAGCTCATCCCGGCGGCGCTCCGGATGACGCTGTCGCGGATCATCGTCGGCGAGGTGCGCTCCGCCGAGGTGGTGCCGATGCTGCGGGTCATGACCAACGGCGAGGGCGGCTCGATGTGCACCCTGCACGCCCGCGGCCCGCAGATGGTGGTCGACCGGATCGCCGAACTCTGCCTGGAGTACGGCTCGCACATGACCGACACCCTCGCGTACCGGCTCACCGCCAACGCCGTCGACTTCATCGTGCACGTCACCATGGTCGACGAGACCGCCGTCGGCGGCCGCCGGCACCGCTTCGTCTCGCACGTGCTGGAGGTGGCCGGCCTCGGCGAGTCCGGCCGACCCGCGCTGAACACCGTCTTCGGGCCGCGCCCGGAGATCGGCGAGGTGCGGGCGGTGCCCGTCACCCCGCCGCACTGCCTGGACGACCTGCGCCGGGCCGGCTTCGACGCGGGGCTGCTCGCCTCCCCGTACGGCACCTGGGGCGCCCCGCTGGCGCTGCGGATCGGGGGGACGCGCTGA
- a CDS encoding type II secretion system F family protein translates to MLMLYVLCGLAVAGGLVALAVGLTGRPEGEEQPRNPLEGRLHTLWYGAPGTASPGVARLRRIQLVLALIGAPGGWLFTRIPLVALLVPAAVFGLPWLFDATRSDTRRIERLEALAEWTQRLADVLLLGVGLNQAIMTSRRTAPAALETEITDLAARLQSRWRPEDALRAFGDQVADSTADKVLAALVLRAGDSGPGLARALADMAESVREEVRQRRAIEADRSKHRTTIRWMVGIILLVVVVGSFNAGYTAPYTTTIGQLVLGIVAVAFVAVIAWMRSLARHTPLPRVLEPDRRSKTGKLPGREQAAAEGAGSEDEPLVKEAR, encoded by the coding sequence ATGCTGATGCTGTACGTGCTCTGCGGACTGGCCGTGGCCGGCGGGCTGGTGGCGCTCGCCGTCGGCCTGACCGGGCGGCCGGAGGGCGAGGAGCAGCCCCGCAACCCGTTGGAGGGCCGGCTGCACACCCTCTGGTACGGGGCGCCCGGCACCGCCTCGCCCGGCGTCGCCCGGCTGCGCCGGATCCAGCTGGTGCTGGCGCTGATCGGCGCGCCCGGCGGCTGGCTGTTCACCCGGATCCCGCTGGTCGCGCTGCTCGTCCCGGCCGCCGTGTTCGGCCTGCCCTGGCTGTTCGACGCGACCCGCTCCGACACCCGGCGGATCGAACGGCTGGAGGCGCTCGCCGAGTGGACCCAGCGCCTCGCCGACGTGCTGCTGCTCGGCGTCGGCCTGAACCAGGCGATCATGACCAGCCGGCGCACCGCGCCCGCCGCGCTGGAGACCGAGATCACCGACCTGGCGGCCCGGCTGCAGTCCCGCTGGCGGCCGGAGGACGCGCTGCGCGCCTTCGGCGACCAGGTCGCCGACTCGACCGCCGACAAGGTGCTCGCCGCGCTCGTCCTGCGGGCCGGCGACAGCGGGCCGGGACTGGCCCGGGCGCTCGCCGACATGGCCGAATCGGTGCGTGAGGAGGTCCGGCAGCGGCGCGCCATCGAGGCCGACCGCTCCAAGCACCGCACCACCATCCGCTGGATGGTCGGCATCATCCTGCTGGTCGTCGTGGTCGGCTCGTTCAACGCCGGCTACACCGCGCCCTACACCACCACGATCGGCCAACTCGTGCTCGGCATCGTGGCGGTGGCGTTCGTCGCGGTGATCGCCTGGATGCGCTCGCTGGCCCGGCACACCCCGCTGCCGCGCGTCCTGGAGCCCGACCGCCGCTCCAAGACCGGCAAGCTGCCCGGCCGCGAGCAGGCCGCCGCCGAGGGCGCCGGCAGCGAGGACGAACCACTCGTGAAGGAGGCCAGGTGA
- a CDS encoding TadE/TadG family type IV pilus assembly protein has protein sequence MTISLAIVFPAVLFMILLVVQAGLWWYAEQAALAAAREGVEAGRVNGAPTGAGEQRASEFVGRLGQLATLRQPPRQTGNDPDLYQLSVTVKPLTLIPFVDTTITKTAGAPREKFVPPGAP, from the coding sequence ATGACGATCAGCCTCGCCATCGTCTTCCCGGCCGTGCTGTTCATGATCCTGCTGGTGGTGCAGGCCGGCCTGTGGTGGTACGCCGAACAGGCCGCGCTGGCCGCCGCCCGGGAGGGCGTCGAAGCCGGCCGGGTGAACGGCGCGCCGACCGGTGCGGGCGAGCAGCGGGCCAGTGAATTCGTCGGCCGGCTCGGCCAGTTGGCGACGCTCCGGCAGCCGCCGCGGCAGACCGGCAACGACCCCGACCTGTACCAGCTGTCCGTCACCGTCAAGCCGCTCACGCTGATCCCGTTCGTCGACACGACGATCACCAAGACGGCCGGCGCGCCCCGGGAGAAGTTCGTCCCGCCGGGGGCACCGTGA
- a CDS encoding TadE/TadG family type IV pilus assembly protein, which yields MTARAVDFLRRDRGSFALEAAILVPVILSFALMAVAAGRVQTTGAVVDAAARAGARAASLARTPAGAEKEAAAAVRQALAFRQVECATEPTGVPEYGTLETDGGVLQTVTVQVSCTVPLADLLGLDGVPGSKTITGTFTSVLDRYRGN from the coding sequence GTGACGGCGAGAGCGGTCGACTTCCTTCGCCGGGACCGGGGTTCGTTCGCGCTCGAAGCGGCGATCCTGGTGCCGGTGATCCTGAGCTTCGCCCTGATGGCGGTCGCCGCCGGACGGGTGCAGACCACCGGCGCGGTGGTCGACGCCGCCGCCCGGGCCGGCGCCCGGGCCGCCTCGCTGGCCCGCACCCCCGCCGGGGCGGAGAAGGAGGCCGCCGCCGCCGTGCGGCAGGCGCTGGCCTTCCGCCAGGTGGAGTGCGCGACCGAGCCGACCGGGGTGCCGGAGTACGGCACCCTGGAGACCGACGGCGGGGTGCTGCAGACCGTCACCGTCCAGGTGTCGTGCACGGTGCCGCTGGCCGACCTGCTCGGCCTGGACGGCGTGCCCGGCAGCAAGACGATCACCGGCACGTTCACTTCTGTGCTGGACCGTTATCGGGGAAACTGA
- a CDS encoding TadE/TadG family type IV pilus assembly protein: MNGPDRGSISVMVAITAVSLVAVVGLVLDFGGQLRSTERADALAQEAARVAGQQLDITKLRAGGGYQVDPKQAVSAGRAYLASQHVSGSVDFPRYPDLSEISVTVDTTYPTALLGAVGITSLSVQGHGKATLLHGITEGKTG; encoded by the coding sequence GTGAACGGGCCGGACCGGGGCAGCATCTCGGTCATGGTCGCCATCACCGCCGTCAGCCTGGTCGCCGTGGTCGGCCTGGTGCTCGACTTCGGCGGCCAACTGCGCTCCACCGAACGGGCCGACGCGCTCGCCCAGGAGGCCGCCCGGGTGGCCGGCCAGCAGCTCGACATCACCAAGCTGCGGGCCGGCGGCGGCTACCAGGTCGACCCGAAGCAGGCGGTCTCCGCCGGCCGGGCCTACCTCGCCTCGCAACACGTGTCCGGGAGCGTCGACTTCCCCAGGTACCCCGACCTGAGCGAGATCAGCGTCACCGTCGACACCACCTACCCGACCGCCCTGCTCGGCGCGGTCGGCATCACCTCACTCTCCGTGCAGGGCCACGGCAAGGCCACCCTGCTGCACGGCATCACGGAAGGGAAGACCGGCTGA